In Hyalangium gracile, the genomic stretch TAGATGTTCGTGGCGCCGCCCGCGTTGGAGAGGAAGCCCACCTGGCCGGTGCCCATCCAGGACGGGAAGGTGTCCTGCGCACCCGACTCGCCGGGGTGCTCCGTCACGCGCGTGGGCGGGCTGTAGGGGCTCAGCGAGCCCACGAAGATGCGCGAGCCGCCCGAGGACAGACGCCCATCCAGCGCCACCTGCCGCCCGTCCGGGGACACCACGGCCCGGTTCACCACCCACAGCACCTCGTTGCCCAGGTTGTTGGCGACGGAGGTGACCGCTCCTCCAGTAAGCGGCACCCGCGCGAGCTGGGTGAGCTGGGTGCTGCTGCTGCCCGCGGGCGCCAGCACGCTCTGCCCGTCCGGGAAGAACGAGGGCGCGCCGAAGGAGGTGCCCGGCTCGTTGGTGAGCACCTGGAAGCCGCTGCCGTCGGCATTCACCCGGCCCAGCGCGAAGTTGCTCCCGCCGCGGGTGAGCGCGAAGACGATGACGTTGCCGGCCGGGTTGAAGGTGGGGTAGCGGAAGTTGCCGCAGTTCGTGCACCCCGCCGCTCCAGAGGAGAACAGCGTGGAGGGCGCGGCGCTGCCATCCGTGGGTACCGTCTGCAGCTCGGTGCCCGTGCCCGCCTGGTGCACGAAGACGATGCTGCGTCCGTTGGGCGACACCGCCGGCTGGGAGGCTCCGCCGGTCGTCGTGAGCCGCTTGGGGTTGTTGGGGTCCCCGTCGTCGTCGGCCACGTAGATGTTCTCGCCGCGGACGAAGACAAACCCCTTGGTGAACAGCACGTTGCCACCGCCGCCGCCGCCACCACCATCATCGATGTCGATGGGTTCACAGGCCGCGAGGCTTGCGGCCAGCACCAGCGCGCCGACCATCCGACTCATGCGCTTCATAGGCTCCCCTGCTCTGCTCTTGACGTAGGCGCCCACACTCTGGGGGCACACCTTCGAGACGTCAACGCGAGCACCGCATTCATTCCCGGAGGAGGAGCGACACCTACCTGTTGAGCTTCGCCAGCTCGTTGCGGCACACGTTGCACAGCCCGAGCTGCTTACGGTCGCAGTCCACCGGCGTCTGGGCGAAGAACATCACGCAGCGAGGGTCCTCGCAGTAGGACAGCCCCAGGAGGTGCCCGGCCTGGTGCACGCCCTCCACCTGGACGCGGCGGCGGAGCTGATCCGCGTCGCCTCCGGCGCGCAGCCGGGCCGTGCTCACCACCGCGCTGTGGGACTCGCGGTCCGCCTCACCGAAGACGAAGGGCGAGTCCGGCACGAACAGGTCCACGTCCGTGATGCCCATCACCATGGACTGGCCGGGCTCCAACAGCGTCACCAGCCGCCGCATGATGGCGTTGCAGTGGTACTGGGAGCGGTCCTTGTTGAAGGCGTAGTCGGGACGCTGCAAGGCCACCTTGGCCACCACGGGCGTGATGCCCATGTGGGTGGCCAGCGGCTCCTCGAGCTCCTTCACGAGGGTCGGTGGCGGATTGCCCACCGACACCAGGAGGAGGACCTTCTGCGGCATCGGTACACCCCCCATTTCGCTTCACAGGCGTCGGAGGCACACCGCCCGAGAGCGAGGTGGCTGGGGCGCAAGGATTCGAACCTTGATAATCAGATTCAAAGTCTGACGTCCTGCCATTAGACGACGCCCCAGCAAGTTCGCGTTGTCCGAGACGGGATTGTAGGCCATCCACGTCATGGCGGGAACTTATCTCGCAAGCATTGCTGACGAACCGTCGTGTGGGAACTGACCCTGAGCCCACACAGTGCGTTCATTGGAGCACACCTGGCCCCCCTCCCGGGGCGGGCAGGGCTCGGATCGGCCCCCTGCCCGCCCGGCGCTCCCTCCCCGGCTCAGCCCTTGAGCACGGCGATGGGGGTGAGGCGGAGCAGCGGCGTGACGAGCTCCTCCTCATCCTCCAGCACCTCGGCGATGTCCCGGTAGGCGGCGGGGGCCTCCTCGACGAGCGAGGCCGCGCCCCGCGTCGAACACCACCCGGCGCATGGCGTGCTCCAGCGCCGCCGGGCGGATGTGGGCCCGGGCCTCCTTGCGGCTCATGACGCGGCCCGCCCCGTGCGAGCACGAGCAGAAGGCCCGGGGGTGTCCCCTGCCGGCGACGAGATAGGAGGCCGTCCCCATGCTCCCTGGGATGAGGCCTCGCTGTCCGGCGGCCAGCCCCACGGCGCCCTTGCGATGGACGAGCAGCGCGCGGCCGAAGTGGGGCTCGGCGGCGACGTGGTTGTGATGCACGTCCACCCGCGAGTCCAGGTCCGGCCACTGCCCGAGCGCCTCGGCGAGCACCTCCACCGCGCGCGCGGTGAGCGTGTCCCGGTTGGTACGGGCGAAGCGGCACGCCAGCTCCGTGTCGGCGAGGCAGGCGGCTCCCTCGGGCGTGTCCGTGCGCAGGCCGGGCAGGGTGCCCTCTTCGGAAGCCTGGGCGACTCGCAGGTGGTGCGCGGCGATGGCGGCGCCTACTCCCCGGGAGCCCGTGTGGAGCGAGCTCCGGCGGGAGGGTGAAGCCTATGCGGGCGTTGCGCCCGTCCGGCGTCAGCTCGAGCGACGTCACCGAGACGCCCTCGAGCAATGGGTCCGACAGCTCTCCACGGAAGAGGCGCGACACCTCCTGGAACAGGGTGGACTGGATGCGCAGGTGGCGCGCGGGGATGGACTCGACTTCGGAAGACAGCAGGGAAGACTCCTCGCTCCGGCGGGATGCGCGGCTACGGCGATGCATGGAAGAAAACATGAGGACGAACGGTTCCCGTCAGGCCGCGCGAGGCCCCGACGGCTCCGGCTTCGGAGCTCGCGGGACACACGTGGGCCGAGTCAGCTCGACAGAGCTCCGTGCCAGCACCCGCGCGCCGGAGGCGGCAGGCCCGTTCGTCTCGACTTCAGCGAGGGAGCGGAGCGCGCCCGATCAGGCGAGCGTCAGCGCGGAGAGACCCGAACCTCATCCGAGTCAACGGCCCGACGAACCAGGGCGGACTTAACTCTCCCCGCCTCCTGGAGCATGCTCCCCCCATGGCCACCTCCGACGGGCCTCTCTCCGAGCCTCGTCCTTCCTCCGCCGCGCCGGAGTGGGCCTTCCGCGTGCTGCTGCTGGGGCTCGCCGTGCTGGCGGTGGTGCTGGGACAGCACCCTCGGCGAGGGTTGGACTTCCGCGTGTACCTGCTCGCCGCCGAGCGCTTCCTCGCCGGCGCCGACCTCTATCCCGTCAGCGATGGCTTCATGCCCTTCAAGTATGCGCCGCTGACGGCTCCGCTGTTCCTCCCCTTCACGCTGCTGCCCGCTCGCGTCGCGGCGGCGCTGTGGAACCTGGGCTCGGTGGCGGCGGTGGGCGCCCTGGCCCGACTCGTCTCTCGCGCTCGGCCCGGTGCCGCGGAGCGCGCTGCCTGGCCCTGGGCCCCCGCGCTCGCCACGCTGGCGCTGCTGCCCGCCTTCCACCTCGAGTTCTTCTACGCCCAGGTGGATGGCGTGATGCTGCTCCTGCTGGCCCTCACCGCCCTCGGTGCCGAGCGCGGACACCTCTGGGGCCCTGCCGCCGCCTTCGCCGTGGCCGTCCTGCTCAAGCCTCCCGCGGCGCTGCTCGCCCTCTTCCTGCTGGCGCGCGGGCACTGGCGGGTGCTCGGTGCCAGCGCCGGTGTGGGGCTCATGCTCGCCCTGCCTTCCGCCGCGCGCTACGGGCTCGAAGGGTTGCTCTCCCAGGGACAGGCGTGGCTGGAAACGCTCGCGCGGACCACCCCGCCGTGGGCGCTCGGGCACAACCCCCAGGGCCTTCCCACGCTGCTGCTGTCCCTCATCAGCCCCCCGGACACCGTGCCCTCCGGCTCGGCGCTCACCGGGGCTCAGGCGCTCGCGCTCATCCTCTTCATCGCGGTGGTGGCCTGGAGCCGAGCCGGACCGGTGGACCTGCTCGCGCTGTGCTGCCTCGGCGTGACGCTGCTCTCGCCTCTCGCGTGGCGCGCGAACTTCGTCATGGCGTGGCCCCTGCTTCGAGTCGCCGCCGAGCACAAGTCTCGCGGAGGGCTCGCGCTCGTCGTGCTCGCGGGCCTCACCGCCGTGCTCACCTCGGACGTGCTGCTCGGCGCCGAGGCGGCGCGCCAGGTGCTCCTCTGGCGCCCCCATGCGCTCGTCTTCACCGCGCTGATGCTGTGGACGGCCTGGCAGTCACGCCAGGCCCTCGCTCCCGGCGCCTCGCTCCCCCTCCCGCGCGGCTTCAGTGCGCCGCTTCCCGAGGCGGCTCGTCACTGACGCTCGCCACGTAGGCGTCCCTCGCCCCGCGCAGCCGCTCCAGCTCCGCCGCCACGTCCTCGTCCGCTCGGCCCTGCTCCTCGGTGTCGAGCCCACCGAACTCCAGCACGCCCATGTCCGCGAACGCCCCTCGCAGGCGCTGCCCCCACAGCCCGATGTCCTTCAGCGTGGGCACGATGCGCGAGAACAACATCTTCTGGTACTCGCGCATCAGCTCCGACGAGCGCATGTGCGCCGTGCACGCCTCCACGTCCAGCCCCAGCCTCTCGAACACCTCCTGCCCCTGGAAGCGATCCCTCATCAGGTAGCACGCCTCCACGGCGAACTCCTCGCGCTCGTCCCGCTCCTTCTCCGTCAGCCGCGGGTACAGCTCCTTGAGCGCCAGCCGCCCGAAGGCCACGTGCCGCGCCTCGTCCTGCATCACGTACGCCGTCAGCGAGCGGCCCAGCGGCTCGGTGGCGAAGTCCCGGATCAGCCCGAAGGCCGCCAGCGCCAGCCCCTCCATCAGCACCTGCATCGCCAGGTACGTCAAATCCCACCGCGCATCCCCGAGCGCCTGCCCCAGCAGCGTCCTCAAGTCCGGGTTGATGGGGTACATCAGCCCCAGCTTCTGGCGGCAGTAGCGCGAGAACACCTCCACGTGACGCGCCTCGTCGAACACCTGCGTGGCCGCGTAGAACTTCGCGTCCAGGTCCGGCACCGTCTGGACGATGCGCGAGGCGCACACCAGCGCTCCCTGCTCGCCGTGCAGGAACTGGGAGAAGCGCCAGGCGTCCAGGTGCAGGC encodes the following:
- a CDS encoding non-proteolytic archaemetzincin-like protein, whose product is MPQKVLLLVSVGNPPPTLVKELEEPLATHMGITPVVAKVALQRPDYAFNKDRSQYHCNAIMRRLVTLLEPGQSMVMGITDVDLFVPDSPFVFGEADRESHSAVVSTARLRAGGDADQLRRRVQVEGVHQAGHLLGLSYCEDPRCVMFFAQTPVDCDRKQLGLCNVCRNELAKLNR
- a CDS encoding RtcB family protein → MAAHHLRVAQASEEGTLPGLRTDTPEGAACLADTELACRFARTNRDTLTARAVEVLAEALGQWPDLDSRVDVHHNHVAAEPHFGRALLVHRKGAVGLAAGQRGLIPGSMGTASYLVAGRGHPRAFCSCSHGAGRVMSRKEARAHIRPAALEHAMRRVVFDAGRGLARRGGPRRLPGHRRGAGG
- a CDS encoding TolB family protein, translated to MSRMVGALVLAASLAACEPIDIDDGGGGGGGGNVLFTKGFVFVRGENIYVADDDGDPNNPKRLTTTGGASQPAVSPNGRSIVFVHQAGTGTELQTVPTDGSAAPSTLFSSGAAGCTNCGNFRYPTFNPAGNVIVFALTRGGSNFALGRVNADGSGFQVLTNEPGTSFGAPSFFPDGQSVLAPAGSSSTQLTQLARVPLTGGAVTSVANNLGNEVLWVVNRAVVSPDGRQVALDGRLSSGGSRIFVGSLSPYSPPTRVTEHPGESGAQDTFPSWMGTGQVGFLSNAGGATNIYRVSIPATTVGPGTLLVPSAGDPAYGGT
- a CDS encoding ferritin-like domain-containing protein, which produces MKTPSSTDSLDGSRWSVPSPEVNSVFHWQYDGGRSRLLSLYEKGKTKQWDANTRLDWSLQVDPENPLGFPDFYVVLHGSQIWERMNAKERGEVRLHLDAWRFSQFLHGEQGALVCASRIVQTVPDLDAKFYAATQVFDEARHVEVFSRYCRQKLGLMYPINPDLRTLLGQALGDARWDLTYLAMQVLMEGLALAAFGLIRDFATEPLGRSLTAYVMQDEARHVAFGRLALKELYPRLTEKERDEREEFAVEACYLMRDRFQGQEVFERLGLDVEACTAHMRSSELMREYQKMLFSRIVPTLKDIGLWGQRLRGAFADMGVLEFGGLDTEEQGRADEDVAAELERLRGARDAYVASVSDEPPREAAH
- a CDS encoding glycosyltransferase 87 family protein — translated: MATSDGPLSEPRPSSAAPEWAFRVLLLGLAVLAVVLGQHPRRGLDFRVYLLAAERFLAGADLYPVSDGFMPFKYAPLTAPLFLPFTLLPARVAAALWNLGSVAAVGALARLVSRARPGAAERAAWPWAPALATLALLPAFHLEFFYAQVDGVMLLLLALTALGAERGHLWGPAAAFAVAVLLKPPAALLALFLLARGHWRVLGASAGVGLMLALPSAARYGLEGLLSQGQAWLETLARTTPPWALGHNPQGLPTLLLSLISPPDTVPSGSALTGAQALALILFIAVVAWSRAGPVDLLALCCLGVTLLSPLAWRANFVMAWPLLRVAAEHKSRGGLALVVLAGLTAVLTSDVLLGAEAARQVLLWRPHALVFTALMLWTAWQSRQALAPGASLPLPRGFSAPLPEAARH